The Panicum virgatum strain AP13 chromosome 5K, P.virgatum_v5, whole genome shotgun sequence genome has a window encoding:
- the LOC120710200 gene encoding uncharacterized protein LOC120710200, which translates to MASPSSSSGSSNPFAMGAVAINASTAQLISIKSHVPVVLDLVAANYGTWRTFFTNTLKKFGLLDHVDGSVDAQLQVFDPEWTQIDTCVVSWIYATLSDDLLSAVIQPDDTAHSVWSAIATQFLDNVVQRTSQARQQLHALSQGDMNVVDYCVQIKRQGDILRDLGSPLTDQELVITLLGGLSDKLAHCAPTISASGMRFLQARSFLHQEEIWIADRARKVTSTALLAASRSSNASGNVPATGSAAPPPVSNNTTVNSGGERSRKRKKQSTRTGGVSNTPTPTLRRRAAATCRPR; encoded by the coding sequence ATGGcgagcccttcttcttcctctggctcctccAACCCCTTCGCCATGGGCGCCGTCGCCATCAACGCCTCCACCGCCCAGCTCATCAGCATCAAGTCCCATGTTCCGGTCGTTCTTGATCTCGTCGCTGCCAACTACGGCACCTGGCGCACGTTCTTCACCAACACCCTCAAGAAGTTCGGTCTTCTGGATCATGTCGATGGCTCCGTCGACGCGCAGCTGCAAGTCTTCGATCCGGAGTGGACCCAGATCGACACATGTGTCGTTTCCTGGATCTACGCCACACTCTCCGATGACCTGCTCTCCGCCGTGATCCAGCCCGACGACACCGCCCACTCCGTCTGGTCTGCCATCGCCACTCAGTTCCTCGACAACGTGGTCCAGCGTACATCGCAGGCCCGCCAACAACTCCACGCCCTCAGCCAGGGCGACATGAACGTCGTCGACTACTGTGTTCAGATCAAGCGCCAGGGCGACATCTTGCGCGACCTTGGCTCCCCTCTCACCGACCAGGAACTCGTCATCACCCTCCTTGGCGGCCTCAGCGACAAGCTCGCTCACTGCGCGCCAACGATCTCGGCGTCCGGCATGCGGTTTCTTCAAGCCCGCTCCTTTCTCCACCAAGAGGAGATCTGGATTGCCGATCGTGCTCGCAAGGTCACCTCCACCGCTCTTCTTGCCGCATCCCGCTCCTCCAACGCATCTGGCAACGTACCTGCCACGGGATCTGCGGCGCCTCCTCCGGTCTCCAACAACACCACCGTCAATAGCGGCGGGGAACGCTCCCGCAAGCGCAAGAAGCAATCCACCCGCACTGGCGGTGTCTCCAACACTCCTACCCCAACCCTccggcgccgcgcggcggccACGTGCCGTCCTAGGTGA
- the LOC120708247 gene encoding F-box/kelch-repeat protein SKIP30, which translates to MIECTMASTLLDGLPNEVARQCLARVPFLYHPMLQLVCRSWRASVRSGELLKIRNQIGATEELLCVLAFEPENMWQLYDPLRDKWITLPVMPSQIRNIARFGVASVTGKLYVIGGGSDRVDPLTGDHDRIFASNEVWSYDPLHRVWSQRAPMLVARAMFACCALDGKIIVAGGFTNCRKSISEAEIYDPEADTWEPLPDLRQAHSSACSGLVIKGKMHVLHKGLSTVQILEDGGSQWAVEDFSWPQGPMVMVGGELYVLSNSCIMKQRGENFPYKMVSCASEFQSRIGFGMIGLGNSIYLVGGVIGPGPRNQCIKLLSDVDILNVTSDRPTWRPGSPMTHCRGSICGCALLRI; encoded by the coding sequence ATGATTGAGTGCACAATGGCATCAACCTTACTTGATGGTCTCCCTAATGAAGTTGCTCGCCAGTGCCTTGCACGGGTCCCGTTCTTGTATCATCCCATGCTTCAGTTGGTTTGCCGCTCTTGGAGAGCATCAGTTCGCAGTGGTGAACTTCTTAAAATACGGAATCAGATTGGTGCAACAGAAGAACTGTTATGTGTATTGGCATTTGAACCAGAAAACATGTGGCAACTTTATGATCCCCTTCGGGACAAGTGGATAACTCTCCCTGTCATGCCGTCTCAGATTAGGAACATAGCCCGCTTTGGAGTGGCCTCAGTTACTGGCAAGCTCTATGTAATTGGTGGCGGCAGTGATCGAGTTGATCCGCTTACTGGAGACCACGACAGGATCTTTGCGAGCAATGAGGTTTGGTCTTATGATCCGCTACACCGAGTGTGGTCCCAGAGGGCTCCAATGCTTGTGGCTCGAGCAATGTTTGCTTGTTGTGCATTGGATGGTAAAATAATCGTGGCAGGGGGATTCACAAACTGTCGCAAATCGATATCAGAGGCTGAGATCTATGACCCTGAAGCTGACACGTGGGAGCCTCTCCCTGACCTTCGTCAGGCACACAGCTCTGCATGTTCTGGACTTGTCATCAAGGGTAAGATGCATGTATTGCATAAAGGCCTGTCAACAGTGCAGATTCTGGAAGATGGTGGCAGTCAGTGGGCTGTTGAAGATTTCTCTTGGCCGCAAGGCCCAATGGTGATGGTTGGTGGAGAGCTGTATGTGCTGAGCAATAGCTGTATCATGAAGCAACGTGGGGAGAACTTTCCTTATAAGATGGTGTCTTGTGCATCTGAATTCCAAAGCAGGATCGGCTTCGGGATGATTGGTCTTGGCAACAGCATATATTTGGTTGGGGGAGTGATTGGACCAGGGCCAAGAAACCAGTGCATCAAGCTGCTGTCTGATGTTGATATCTTGAATGTCACAAGCGACAGACCAACCTGGCGACCAGGGTCACCAATGACACATTGTCGAGGGAGCATCTGTGGCTGTGCTTTGTTGAGGATTTAG
- the LOC120708249 gene encoding LOW QUALITY PROTEIN: uncharacterized protein At1g27050 (The sequence of the model RefSeq protein was modified relative to this genomic sequence to represent the inferred CDS: inserted 2 bases in 1 codon), which translates to MTRRSRGKRRRASPDAPAKRRRGGPPEREADDYPEPAPAPEPAAQQPPSVMVAGLPPGCGVLGLKSRLEAYGPIARARXAAAGYVTFRSGAAAVAAIAASLDPDGGITIGSNKVAIFIS; encoded by the exons ATGACACGACGCAGCCggggcaagcgccgccgcgcgagccctgacgcgccggcgaagcgccgccgcggaggcccgCCGGAGAGAGAGGCCGACGACTATCCGGAGCCCGCTCCGGCTCCGGAGCCTGCGGCTCAGCAGCCGCCTTCGGTGATGGTCGCAGGgctgccgcccggctgcggcGTGCTGGGGCTCAAGTCACGGCTGGAGGCGTACGGCCCCATCGCTCgggcccg cgcggccgccgggtaCGTCACCTTCCGGTccggcgcggccgccgtggccgccattGCCGCGTCCCTCGACCCCGATGGCGGCATCACCATCGGATCCAACAAG GTGGCCATATTCATATCATAG
- the LOC120708248 gene encoding inositol hexakisphosphate and diphosphoinositol-pentakisphosphate kinase VIP1-like has protein sequence MERRNDGDGGSGGKIKIGVCVMEKKVSCSPMEQILERLRAFGEFEIIIFGDKVILQDPIESWPLCDCLIAFYSSGYPLKKAEKYAALRRPFLVNELVPQYLLHDRSKVYQQLKLYGVPVPTYAVVRREYPNQELNYFVEDDDFIEIHGKRFCKPFVEKPIDGDDHNIMIYYPSSAGGGMKELFRKVGNRSSEFYPDVRKVRRYGSYIYEEFMPTGGTDVKVYTVGPGYAHAEARKSPVVDGAVMRNSDGKEVRYPVLLTPSEKQIARSVCQAFRQGVKQLKLFLPSYSVCMMW, from the exons ATGGAGAGGCGCAATGATGGTgacggcggcagtggcggcaaGATCAAGATTGGTGTCTGCGTCATGGAGAAGAAG GTTTCGTGTTCTCCCATGGAACAGATTCTTGAGAGGCTGCGCGCGTTCGGGGAGTTCGAG ATTATAATTTTTGGCGACAAAGTGATTCTTCAAGATCCCATTGAGAG ttGGCCATTATGTGATTGTCTAATTGCCTTTTACTCATCTGGGTATCCACTAAAAAAGGCAGAGAAATATGCTGCTTTACGAAG GCCCTTTTTGGTGAATGAGTTGGTCCCGCAATACCTCCTTCATGACCGCAGCAAAGTATATCAG CAACTTAAATTGTATGGGGTTCCTGTTCCAACATATGCTGTCGTCAGAAGAGAGTACCCTAACCAAGAACTAAACTACTTTGTTGAGGATGATGATTTTATTGAGATCCATGGGAAACGGTTTTGCAAGCCTTTTGTGGAGAAACCCATTGATG GTGATGACCATAATATAATGATATACTATCCGAGCTCAGCTGGTGGAGGAATGAAAGAACTTTTCCGTAAG GTTGGTAATCGATCTAGTGAGTTTTACCCAGATGTGAGGAAGGTGAGGCGATATGGATCTTACATTTACGAGGAGTTCATGCCTACAGGAGGGACAGATGTCAAG GTTTATACAGTTGGGCCTGGATATGCACATGCTGAAGCACGCAAGTCTCCAGTTGTGGATGGGGCTGTCATGAGAAATTCTGATGGAAAAGAG GTGCGCTATCCTGTTCTATTAACCCCTTCTGAGAAACAAATAGCAAGGAGCGTTTGCCAAGCCTTCAGACAAGGGGTAAAACAACTAAAACTCTTTCTACCAAGTTACTCTGTATGTATGATGTGGTGA
- the LOC120710201 gene encoding ultraviolet-B receptor UVR8-like: MVLRSGAVDVLVEVGFGFAGPYNSVYGFGSARRGQVGTCASRNEKSHNVPRLIDGFSDFKIVNIYANGDHSAALDEYGHLYIWGRALIGQHDNDHPCVVLPSLSISQVALGWHHALVLSAGELFTIGVYRHQKCDLPVPRNVVGQQSNTSGASSSHDSSSSLSAAKKIPCIDGERVVQMASGTEHSAFVTDKGTVFTWGWGEHGQLGLGDTSDQVVPQRVNIAVSSGPRGVYCGSGFTVAVDLH, encoded by the exons ATGGTGCTCCGCTCCGGCGCCGTCGACGTGCTTGTGGAGGTGGGGTTTGGTTTTGCCGGCCCGT ATAATTCTGTGTATGGATTTGGCTCTGCAAGACGAGGCCAAGTTGGTACATGTGCTTCGAGGAACGAAAAATCACATAATGTTCCTAGACTAATCGATGGCTTTTCAGACTTCAAGATAGTAAATATATATGCCAATGGAGATCACAGTGCTGCATTGGATG AATATGGTCATTTGTACATCTGGGGAAGAGCATTAATTGGACAACATGACAATGATCATCCTTGTGTGGTTTTACCCTCTTTGAGTATTTCTCAAGTGGCATTAGGATGGCATCATGCCTTAGTTTTATCTG CAGGAGAATTGTTCACCATTGGTGTTTACCGACACCAGAAGTGTGATCTCCCTGTGCCCAGGAATGTAGTGGGGCAGCAATCAAACACAAGTGGAGCAAGCAGTTCTCATGATAGCTCATCTTCTCTGTCAGCTGCGAAGAAGATCCCCTGTATTGATGGCGAACGGGTGGTGCAAATGGCTAGTGGAACCGAGCATTCTGCCTTTGTAACAG ATAAAGGAACAGTCTTCACCTGGGGGTGGGGAGAGCATGGACAACTGGGTTTGGGTGACACTTCTGACCAGGTGGTTCCTCAGCGAGTAAACATAGCTGTTTCTTCTGGTCCACGTGGTGTTTATTGTGGAAGTGGATTTACCGTCGCGGTGGACTTACATTAG
- the LOC120708250 gene encoding uncharacterized protein LOC120708250 — protein sequence MELSFHIASRHRRTAIYSRQTGARPPSSSIPRCSRATERTQAPSELEAGGRRLTTIRMSDRRYGYSYPPPQGYYNNGPPVMAPPQYQYAAPPRREPSFLEGCLAALCCCCLLDECCCDPSVIFVS from the exons ATGGAGCTGAGTTTCCATATTGCTTCCCGTCACCGCCGCACAGCAATTTATAGCCGGCAAaccggagctcggcctcctaGCTCTTCCATTCCACGGTGCAGCAGAGCCACAGAGCGCACACAGGCGCCCTCTGAActcgaggccggcggccggagaCTGACCACCATCAGGATGAGCGATCGGAGGTACGGGTACTCGTACCCGCCACCGCAGG GGTACTACAACAATGGACCGCCGGTGATGGCGCCGCCGCAGTACCAGTAtgccgctccgccgcggcgggaGCCGAGCTTCCTCGAGGGATG CCTTGCTGccctgtgctgctgctgcctcctgGACGAGTGCTGCTGCGACCCGTCCGTCATATTCGTGAGCTGA
- the LOC120708252 gene encoding uncharacterized protein LOC120708252: protein MDSSNAQSEGSAPSVPKNPAMASCRKKKTDDDATFIEDLKDHIDEFIHASMDEHKTCFKKTIQKMFGMSKVVAERSATGAKEAEVESALPLQTSVSQ from the exons ATGGATTCAAGCAATGCTCAATCTGAAGGTTCAGCCCCATCTGTTCCAAAAAACCCTGCCATGGCTTCATGCCGGAAGAAGAAAACCGATGATGATGCTACCTTCATCGAAGATCTGAAAGACCATATCGATGAGTTCATTCATGCCTCCATGGATGAACACAAGACCTGCTTTAAGAAGACAATTCAGAAG ATGTTTGGGATGTCAAAGGTTGTTGCAGAGCGATCAGCCACGGGGGCAAAGGAAGCTGAAGTTGAAAGTGCTCTGCCTCTTCAAACCAGTGTCTCGCAGTAG